The segment cgCACGTGGCTTGACATTGATATTCAGAATACTTATGTTGGTCTgtcagaataatttttcagtttaaattaaatgtgttaGTGTTTATTTTCCGTATATTGATGAAGCTGCATTATTTCATATTGactaagtaaaaaaatcaatattaaattattttccttcacttatgaaattgatttctttttcaaatcacCGCATTGCCAAAAAAAAACCCTCGGATTCTTAATCCCTTCGATAACGatttccattaaattaattttatttcaggtactcCACTGTATGGCGGGTCAGTTTCGCGGCTAATCGAGAAAGCAAGTCGCGACGCCGAAGTTTACGCGCGGAGCAATATCGTGAGAATTGGGCTGCTTTCCGAGTTTGAGctgatttgaatttgagaTTCGCGCAGGACGGGATTTGCATAGAGAACATGCACGACGTGCCTTATGTCAAGTCGCACGAGTTGCGGCCCGAGACGACGGCCGTGATGGGCCGCGTGTGCGCCGAAGTGAAGCGACTCGTCGGCAGGCGGATCGCCTGCGGCGTGCAGATTCTCGCCGGAGGCAACCTGCAGGCGCTGGCTGTTGCTCAAGCGGCCGATTTGCAATTCATAAGGGCCGAGGGATTTGTGTTCGGCCATGTGGGCGACGAGGGTTACCACGACTCGTGCGCCGGCAAGCTGCTCAGATACCGCAGGGAGCTTGCCGCCGACCACGTTTTGATTTTCACTGACGTCAAGAAGAAGCACAGGTTcgctaatcagctgtttttttCGCTCACTCTCTGACGGAATTTCgcatcatttgaatttaagatGCTAGAAACGCAGGGTTCACACAATAGTCCGGTCTTGTCCAATAAAATCTTGCATTTCTGGGACAAAATTctcttaaaaaaacttaaaattatttaacgctatttgtttgtgaattaaaatttgataagagtaataaatgtttaaaaagggttaaatttaattcaatttttttcagccgGAGAAATATATTGATATCTGTAAACacagacaaattaaaataaaaaatcgttttaatttgacctttatttgataaaaaacaTACACAAGATAATTTGCACGTTTTTGTaattatctattttaaattctataaGATACTTATGCTTAAAAAGgcagatattaaaaaagaaaaatgaactaTGTAGGCAGTCTTTTAGTCAATTTTCCACCTTTTGATTCAAGCCCTGCTTTTTCggacttttaattaatttgaataaaatgcgaGGAAGTGATACCAAAGATCGGTAATTACAAATTGCTATAAATATTTCGCTATTTTAGTACTTAATCGCctaaatgataaaattcacAGTTCACACGCGATTACGGGAGACGTGAGCATTGAAGAAACGGCCAAGGCTGCGGAGTTTTTCCTCTCAGATGGGCTGATCGTGACAGGCTCTGCCACGGGAGACCCTGTCAAACAAAGCGACCTTGTTGGTATTAATTATTACTCTCTTATAATCCTAAACTGAATTAAAAGCCATGCTTTTCAGGAGTTAAAAAGTCCACATCCTTGCCAATTCTTGTTGGTTCTGGAACGAATTTTGAAAACGTGAGGGAGACCTCGAAAAACGCGGATGCCGTGATAGTTGGGACGCATTTCAAGCGAGAGGGAcggtaatatttaattaaaaaacaactttcCTCTTAGCCAGAATTGTTTCTAGATGGCAGAATGAAGTTGACGGCGAGCGAGTCAAAAGATTCATGGAACACGTTgtcgaaattaaataaattagaaaagatcACTGACCTTTTTATGGAGCACCTGGATTGCTTGGTGTCGCGCTTGCGGCCGCGGTATTCGCGGCTGGGGTTGGGGCAGCGGCAGGAACACTCGCGGCTGAGGCAGTAGCGTTGGTGGCCTCGTCAGGGTTCAAGTGCGCTATGAAGCGCAGCCGCATCTGCAGAGCTGGACTCAGTTTTCTGAAGATCCCTTCCACCTCTGATTTCATCATGTCCCCTAGATACATGTACTTGATGTGGTAGCTGATTCTGGGttaagaatatatttttgaaaggggTTTTAagcaaatgtaaaaaattgttcgaaAGGATACAATAAGTCGCAGACTGGATCCAGGTAATTGAGCTGTCCGCCAGGTTTGTCAACCTGCTCCAGCATCTCGTTCAGGCTGACGGTGACTTCGAAAAGCTGCTGCTCAGGCTTGCAGCGCTGCAGGAAAGGCCCGATCAGGTGGCATGCGAACACAAGCTGCTCCTCTGTCTGCACGTGTGGCTGAATGTGTTCTTTGATGAACCTGTTGGTGTAAGACATTCTCTTACCCAAGGTTCGCACAATTTACTAccgattttcttaaaaatttagaaaaaaacaatgtgATGGCTTCCAAAGAGTCCTAGTGCAAAAATTCTGAAAGCCCTTAACATGGCTTGTGCACGTTTTGCAGAGAGAACccatacagagcccgtcaggtgtCGGTAAAGAGGCCACACATGCagtaaaaatcttaaaaatgaaccatttttcaagttttctaaaaaaaaatatttttataaatcatttttggaCTTAGgctgttgaaaaattttcaatgggaCTTTCACCAGAAACTTGGTAATTTGAGTTAGACAAAGAACAATAATTTAGAgctattttagtaaaaattcatgtctgaattaaattaaaattaagtgctGACCTTGGGAAGAAGCTCATTTGCCCAGCTCCAGAGTGTTGCCAAAGAGAATGGGCCACGGCCAGCGAGTAGGCGAACTTGTTCTCCAGCAGAGCTTCATGCGTTTCCTTGAAATTGAAGAGCTGGAAGGGCGTGCAGCGGTAGTTCCACACTTTCATTGACTCGAGTATCTGGCCCAATCTGATGTGGTGCTCGTTCCAGTAAGCGTCAGGCAGCGCAGCCAGCACCTGGCCCAGCGCGTTGATCCACTGCTCCATGTCATCTGAAGGGATCACCGGATAgctgggaattttttttattagatttttctGCTTTGGCACTATTCTTCAGTGAGGCTTACCCTTTGAAGATGACATCAAGCAGGAAGCCGGCAACCACATTTGGAGGGGCTGGCACGGCCATCAGCTCCACGCAGGTAACATAGAGGATGTGCGCGC is part of the Cloeon dipterum chromosome 1, ieCloDipt1.1, whole genome shotgun sequence genome and harbors:
- the LOC135934444 gene encoding uncharacterized protein F13E9.13, mitochondrial, which gives rise to MHRFRQIFTANRVNVIGMIHVDALPGTPLYGGSVSRLIEKASRDAEVYARSNIDGICIENMHDVPYVKSHELRPETTAVMGRVCAEVKRLVGRRIACGVQILAGGNLQALAVAQAADLQFIRAEGFVFGHVGDEGYHDSCAGKLLRYRRELAADHVLIFTDVKKKHSSHAITGDVSIEETAKAAEFFLSDGLIVTGSATGDPVKQSDLVGVKKSTSLPILVGSGTNFENVRETSKNADAVIVGTHFKREGRWQNEVDGERVKRFMEHVVEIK